In Dyadobacter subterraneus, a single genomic region encodes these proteins:
- a CDS encoding DUF6660 family protein — protein MKIFKLILSLYILLLSCFPCGDGLECNGKDELKISASLEHKDHTHENESCTPFCTCSCCAASTFFQFSVPAVKIPKAVFAAAKFPVYSNCFRPELSFSIWQPPKIA, from the coding sequence ATGAAAATATTCAAGCTCATATTAAGTCTTTACATTTTACTATTGTCGTGCTTCCCGTGCGGCGATGGGCTGGAATGTAATGGCAAAGATGAGCTGAAAATTTCTGCTTCCCTGGAGCACAAGGATCATACACATGAAAATGAATCCTGTACGCCATTTTGTACATGCAGCTGTTGTGCAGCTTCTACTTTTTTCCAATTTTCAGTTCCAGCGGTTAAAATTCCCAAAGCTGTGTTTGCCGCTGCGAAGTTCCCGGTTTACTCCAATTGTTTCCGTCCGGAACTTTCCTTTTCCATTTGGCAGCCGCCGAAGATTGCCTGA
- a CDS encoding CusA/CzcA family heavy metal efflux RND transporter has product MLDKIIHFSIYNKFIIGLFMLALIAVGGYSLNNLPIDALPDITNNQVQIITTSPTLATQEVEQFITYPIELAVKSIPKIVELRSVSRFGLSVVTIVFEENADIYWARAQISERLKEAESKIPKGLGNPELAPISTGLGEIYQYVVFPQKGFEKQYSATELRTIQDWIIRPQLIGTPGVAEVNTLGGSLKQYEIAIEPDKLKAMNTTIAEILDALELNNENTGGAYIDKKPYAYFIRGIGMVNGIDAINKIVIKTKNEIPILIRDVATVQIGSSVRYGAVTKDGKGEEVSGMVMMLKGENSAEVVSRVKEKMEQIKKSLPKGVSIEAFVDRTKLVNRAIGTVERNLLEGALIVVFVLILLIGNLRAGLIVASVIPLSLLFAVSMMHLFGVSGNLMSLGAIDFGLIVDGAVIIVESIIHRLQINVKGKLTSEEMDAEVYEASAKIRSSAAFGEIIILIVYLPILALVGIEGKMFGPMAQTVSFAILGAFILSLTYIPMMTALVLKKQTSHKINISDKIIHFIQQIYQPLLAKSLRFKGLVLSIAVIFLIISAFIFSSLGGEFIPTLDEGDIATNLVIASGSSLSQEIEATTKAEQILKAKFPEVKMIVTKIGSSEIPTDPMPMEVGDMIIILKDKKDWTSAKTKEELMEKMSEALEAIPGATTEFSQPIQMRFNELMTGVRSDVAVKIFGEDLEMLVSKGDEVLKIIQNIKGVTEAKAERVAGLPQITVRYNKDKLALYGLNVGDLNKVIRTGFAGEIAGVVYEGEKRFDMVVRLAQEKRQDISNLKTLFVSLPSGSQIPLEQVADIAYELGPMQISREDGKRRIVVGFNVRDRDVKSVIEEIQDKLDQKLSLPAGYYVTYGGQFQNLIQANERLAVAVPVALLLIFVLLFFTFRSVSQSLLIFSAIPFSAIGGIFALWIRNMPFSISAGVGFIALFGVAVLNGIVLIGYFNQLKAEGISDVMQRIKEGTSVRLRPVMMTAAVASLGFLPMALSTSAGAEVQKPLATVVIGGLISATLLTLIVLPILYWYLENNLKIKKSGIVTALMILLFIGFETKAQSISKLSLQQAIELGSKNNQLISAGELEIKMQSELRGTAFDIPKTNIGGMLGQYNTKAFDQNYEISQSFSPFQYGARKEVLTSNLKGSQIKLEQSKKEIIYAIRQTWMSLLYLTKLNTSLTKQDSLLGQFVKAASLRFQTGETNLLEKTTAITREQEIQQRIKQNESLIAVGKSKIRLLLNLNTDFSVSDTSFSALPISVLFDTTAINQNPVFLHALQQVEIARANRNLEKALLMPDFTAGYFIQSLTGNQDIDGKNINYNGVPRFQGFKAGIAIPIFSKSYRSKVQAAETNIQLQQKNVDYLQSQLQNQYQQQLTQLYTYQSLIEYYQTSAIPNAKTISTNASKSYQGGEISYVEYLQGIQTALDIDMNYLKAIADFNQSFVSLQYLLNQ; this is encoded by the coding sequence ATGTTAGATAAAATCATTCATTTCAGTATCTATAATAAGTTTATTATAGGTCTGTTTATGCTGGCGTTAATTGCTGTTGGAGGTTATTCGCTTAATAATTTGCCCATTGATGCCCTGCCTGATATCACCAATAATCAGGTACAGATCATTACAACTTCCCCAACGCTGGCAACGCAGGAGGTTGAACAATTTATTACCTATCCGATTGAACTCGCCGTAAAATCAATTCCAAAAATTGTGGAATTAAGATCAGTAAGCCGTTTCGGATTGAGTGTTGTTACCATTGTTTTTGAGGAAAATGCAGATATATACTGGGCGCGCGCGCAGATTTCTGAACGACTGAAAGAAGCGGAAAGTAAAATTCCCAAAGGTCTGGGAAATCCTGAACTGGCGCCAATCAGTACCGGACTTGGTGAGATTTATCAATACGTAGTTTTTCCTCAGAAAGGTTTTGAAAAACAATATTCAGCAACAGAATTGCGAACAATTCAGGACTGGATCATTCGTCCGCAGTTGATCGGAACACCCGGGGTAGCGGAAGTTAACACGCTCGGCGGAAGTCTGAAACAATATGAAATTGCAATTGAGCCGGATAAATTGAAAGCGATGAATACCACCATCGCAGAAATTCTGGATGCGCTGGAATTGAATAATGAAAATACCGGTGGCGCTTACATTGACAAAAAACCATATGCCTATTTTATCAGAGGAATTGGAATGGTCAATGGAATTGATGCGATCAACAAAATCGTAATCAAAACAAAAAACGAAATACCGATCTTGATTCGCGATGTTGCTACCGTTCAAATTGGCAGCAGCGTTCGTTATGGAGCTGTTACAAAAGATGGAAAAGGCGAGGAAGTAAGCGGGATGGTGATGATGCTCAAAGGTGAGAACAGTGCCGAAGTAGTATCACGCGTTAAAGAAAAAATGGAGCAGATCAAGAAATCCTTGCCAAAAGGAGTTTCAATCGAAGCATTTGTTGACAGGACAAAACTGGTTAACCGTGCTATCGGAACCGTCGAAAGAAATCTTCTGGAAGGTGCTTTAATCGTGGTTTTTGTGTTGATTCTGTTGATTGGAAATCTTCGTGCAGGATTAATTGTAGCTTCTGTAATTCCGTTGTCGCTGTTGTTTGCAGTGAGTATGATGCATTTATTCGGTGTGTCGGGAAATCTGATGTCGCTTGGTGCGATTGATTTTGGGTTGATTGTTGATGGTGCCGTGATCATCGTTGAATCGATTATTCACCGGTTGCAGATTAATGTCAAGGGCAAATTAACGTCCGAGGAAATGGATGCCGAAGTGTATGAAGCTTCGGCCAAAATCCGGAGCAGCGCAGCTTTTGGTGAAATTATAATCCTGATCGTATATCTGCCCATTCTGGCACTTGTTGGTATTGAAGGCAAAATGTTTGGTCCAATGGCGCAAACCGTATCGTTTGCCATTCTCGGTGCTTTCATTCTTTCCCTGACATATATTCCAATGATGACGGCGTTGGTTTTGAAAAAACAGACGAGTCATAAGATCAATATCAGCGACAAGATCATTCATTTTATACAGCAGATTTACCAGCCATTATTAGCTAAATCTCTACGGTTTAAAGGTTTGGTGTTGTCGATTGCTGTGATATTTCTAATTATTTCTGCCTTCATTTTCAGCTCTTTGGGAGGTGAATTTATTCCAACACTTGACGAAGGTGATATTGCCACAAATCTGGTTATAGCCTCGGGAAGTTCACTTTCGCAAGAAATTGAGGCGACTACAAAAGCGGAACAAATCCTGAAAGCCAAATTCCCGGAAGTGAAAATGATTGTAACCAAAATCGGTAGTTCCGAAATCCCAACCGATCCGATGCCGATGGAAGTAGGTGATATGATTATCATTTTGAAAGATAAAAAAGACTGGACTTCGGCGAAAACCAAGGAGGAATTAATGGAAAAAATGTCAGAAGCTCTGGAAGCAATTCCCGGTGCAACCACAGAATTTTCTCAACCGATTCAAATGCGTTTCAATGAGTTGATGACTGGTGTCAGAAGTGATGTCGCGGTCAAGATTTTTGGAGAAGATCTGGAAATGCTGGTTAGTAAAGGCGATGAGGTTTTGAAAATTATCCAAAATATAAAAGGCGTTACTGAAGCAAAAGCGGAAAGAGTGGCTGGATTGCCACAAATAACGGTTCGCTACAACAAAGATAAACTGGCCTTGTATGGTTTAAATGTGGGAGATCTTAACAAAGTCATCAGAACCGGTTTTGCCGGAGAAATTGCAGGTGTGGTTTACGAAGGTGAAAAACGTTTTGATATGGTCGTTCGATTAGCTCAGGAAAAAAGACAGGATATCTCAAATCTGAAAACACTATTTGTTTCACTTCCATCAGGCAGTCAGATTCCTTTAGAACAGGTAGCCGATATCGCTTACGAACTTGGCCCGATGCAGATCAGCCGGGAAGATGGAAAGCGAAGAATTGTGGTTGGATTTAATGTTCGCGACCGGGATGTAAAAAGTGTGATTGAAGAAATTCAGGACAAACTGGATCAGAAATTAAGTCTGCCGGCTGGATATTATGTGACTTATGGAGGACAATTTCAAAATCTGATTCAGGCGAATGAGCGTTTGGCTGTTGCCGTTCCTGTTGCACTCCTTCTGATTTTTGTATTGCTGTTTTTTACTTTCCGTTCCGTCAGCCAATCGCTATTGATTTTCTCTGCTATTCCTTTCTCTGCTATCGGCGGTATTTTTGCTCTTTGGATTCGGAATATGCCTTTCAGTATTTCGGCCGGCGTTGGTTTTATTGCATTATTTGGCGTTGCAGTATTAAATGGGATTGTTTTGATTGGTTATTTCAATCAGTTAAAAGCGGAAGGAATATCCGATGTCATGCAGCGAATAAAGGAAGGAACCAGCGTTCGTTTGCGTCCGGTTATGATGACTGCGGCGGTTGCTTCACTCGGTTTTCTCCCGATGGCATTAAGTACAAGTGCAGGAGCGGAAGTTCAAAAGCCGTTGGCCACCGTGGTAATTGGCGGTTTGATTAGTGCTACTTTGCTGACTCTGATTGTTTTACCAATTCTTTACTGGTATCTGGAAAACAATTTGAAAATCAAAAAATCAGGTATCGTAACTGCCCTGATGATTTTGCTTTTTATTGGATTTGAAACAAAAGCACAATCAATTTCCAAGCTGAGTTTGCAGCAAGCGATTGAATTAGGTTCAAAAAATAATCAGCTGATTTCTGCGGGAGAACTGGAAATAAAGATGCAGTCCGAATTGAGAGGAACTGCTTTTGATATTCCCAAAACGAATATTGGTGGTATGCTCGGACAATATAATACCAAAGCATTTGACCAGAATTACGAAATTTCCCAATCTTTCAGTCCGTTCCAGTATGGCGCCAGAAAGGAAGTTTTAACCAGCAATCTTAAAGGAAGTCAGATCAAACTGGAACAGTCAAAAAAAGAAATTATCTATGCAATCCGGCAAACCTGGATGTCACTTTTGTATTTGACCAAACTAAATACTTCGCTTACAAAACAGGATAGTTTGCTTGGACAATTTGTAAAAGCCGCGTCTTTAAGGTTTCAAACCGGCGAAACAAATTTGCTGGAAAAGACAACAGCGATCACCAGGGAGCAGGAAATTCAGCAGCGTATAAAACAAAATGAAAGCTTGATAGCTGTTGGGAAATCGAAAATCAGATTGCTTCTGAATCTCAATACTGATTTTTCTGTAAGTGATACCAGCTTTTCAGCCTTGCCGATTAGTGTTTTGTTTGATACAACAGCGATAAATCAAAATCCTGTTTTTCTTCACGCGTTACAACAAGTTGAAATTGCAAGAGCGAACAGAAATCTGGAAAAAGCATTGTTGATGCCTGATTTTACGGCCGGATATTTCATTCAATCGCTCACCGGAAATCAGGATATCGATGGAAAAAACATCAATTACAACGGCGTTCCCCGCTTTCAGGGTTTTAAGGCTGGTATTGCAATACCAATTTTTTCTAAAAGTTACCGGTCAAAAGTTCAGGCTGCGGAAACTAATATTCAGTTGCAGCAAAAGAATGTGGATTATCTTCAGTCGCAGCTTCAAAATCAATATCAGCAACAACTGACACAACTTTATACTTACCAGTCGCTGATTGAATACTACCAGACTTCTGCAATTCCAAACGCAAAGACGATTTCTACAAATGCCTCCAAAAGCTATCAGGGCGGAGAAATTTCTTACGTGGAATATCTTCAGGGCATTCAAACCGCACTGGATATTGATATGAATTACCTGAAAGCGATTGCGGATTTTAACCAGTCTTTTGTGAGCCTGCAATATTTATTAAATCAATAG